From a single Actinomyces viscosus genomic region:
- a CDS encoding MFS transporter: MSQGVTTSLRGLTREELNEAVAKTPASGKHRGVAAIAAVATLGSLLFGYDTGVISGALPYMYMPFAAKGLQLTSFEEGAIGGTLLVGAALGALLGGLMSDRWGRRHNITVLAALFFIGAIGTTVAPNVWVMYPFRVVLGFAVGAASATVPVYLAETAPKRIRGSIVAIDQLMIVTGQLLAFSMNAIINSMQGGPKITIANDPSGRFSPGTYVFDEITRLQASKGGPMSGAEYHAFLDQLSISAGNGEAWRYMLVLCSIPAVALWIGIRLMPESSRWYLAKERLYDAIGSLKRVRVPEKDGPIEDEIMEMVEARQHEKEEESQRKGLSHVMATPWLRKLLLVGIFLAVINQTTGVNTVMYYAPKVLEYAGMSTSASITAQVANGVMSVIGSAIGIWLILKFRRRQVLIGDVIGVGITLLGIAATFQFFIAPHMADHTTPPAWAAYLILGLMAVFMLIVQSSNGTIVWTMMGEIFPANVRGIMNGTAIFCMWTANAIITWTFPPMMETLGGGITYTIYGVLNLVVAVVLFRIMPETKDKSLEEIEVEMERLYS, encoded by the coding sequence ATGTCACAGGGAGTCACGACGTCCCTGCGCGGACTGACCAGGGAAGAGCTCAACGAGGCGGTGGCCAAGACCCCGGCCTCGGGCAAGCACCGCGGTGTCGCCGCCATCGCGGCCGTCGCCACGCTCGGCTCGCTGCTCTTCGGCTACGACACCGGCGTCATCTCCGGCGCCCTGCCGTACATGTACATGCCCTTCGCCGCCAAAGGGCTACAGCTGACCTCCTTCGAGGAGGGCGCCATCGGCGGCACCCTTCTGGTCGGGGCGGCCCTGGGCGCCCTGCTCGGCGGCCTCATGTCGGACCGCTGGGGCCGGCGCCACAACATCACGGTCCTGGCCGCCTTGTTCTTCATCGGCGCGATCGGAACCACCGTCGCCCCCAACGTGTGGGTCATGTACCCCTTCCGCGTCGTCCTGGGCTTCGCCGTCGGCGCCGCCTCCGCAACCGTCCCCGTCTACCTGGCGGAGACGGCGCCCAAGCGCATCCGCGGCTCCATCGTGGCCATCGACCAGCTCATGATCGTCACCGGCCAGCTGCTCGCCTTCTCGATGAACGCCATCATCAACTCCATGCAGGGCGGCCCGAAGATCACCATCGCCAACGACCCCAGCGGGCGCTTCTCCCCGGGCACCTACGTCTTCGACGAGATCACCAGGCTCCAGGCCTCCAAGGGCGGCCCCATGAGTGGAGCCGAGTACCACGCCTTCCTCGACCAGCTGAGCATCAGCGCCGGTAACGGCGAGGCCTGGCGCTACATGCTCGTCCTGTGCTCCATCCCGGCCGTGGCCCTGTGGATCGGCATTCGCCTCATGCCCGAGTCCTCGCGCTGGTACCTGGCCAAGGAGCGCCTCTACGACGCCATCGGGTCCCTCAAGCGCGTGCGCGTGCCGGAGAAGGACGGCCCCATCGAGGACGAGATCATGGAGATGGTCGAGGCCCGCCAGCATGAGAAGGAGGAGGAGTCCCAGCGCAAGGGCCTCAGCCACGTCATGGCCACGCCCTGGCTGCGCAAGCTGCTGCTGGTCGGCATCTTCCTGGCCGTCATCAACCAGACCACCGGCGTCAACACCGTCATGTACTACGCCCCCAAGGTACTGGAGTACGCCGGCATGTCCACCTCGGCCTCCATCACCGCCCAGGTGGCCAACGGCGTCATGTCGGTGATCGGCTCGGCCATCGGCATCTGGCTCATCCTGAAGTTCCGCCGCCGCCAGGTCCTCATCGGCGACGTCATCGGCGTGGGCATCACCCTCCTGGGGATCGCCGCGACCTTCCAGTTCTTCATCGCCCCGCACATGGCCGACCACACCACCCCGCCCGCCTGGGCCGCCTACCTCATCCTGGGCCTCATGGCCGTCTTCATGCTCATCGTGCAGTCCTCCAACGGCACGATCGTGTGGACGATGATGGGCGAGATCTTCCCGGCCAACGTCCGCGGCATCATGAACGGCACCGCGATCTTCTGCATGTGGACCGCCAACGCGATCATCACCTGGACCTTCCCGCCCATGATGGAGACCCTGGGTGGCGGCATCACCTACACCATCTACGGCGTGCTCAACCTGGTCGTCGCCGTCGTGCTGTTCAGGATCATGCCGGAGACC
- a CDS encoding Gfo/Idh/MocA family protein yields the protein MTDKRILGIGVISLGWMGRLHSRSYRAIAERFPELGVAPRLVAAADPVDEVRREAVDNLGFERAYADYHELLADPEVEAVSICAPNFLHHEMALAAVEAGKPFWIEKPMGVSAEQSREIAQAAEKAGLVTAVGFNYRHTPAIEYLRSLVRGGDLGRITNVRVWFIADYNSSPLGPLTWRASKEKAGAGVVPDLMSHGADLAQYIVGRIASVTAVTNTFITERPIPTKMGIGHSGFEIGDEVGPVENEDYVSMLVRFEDGTVGTMESSRVSVGPRAEYVVEVYGTKGSARWNFERLNELQICPVLDGGASHGYTRAMAGPQWGQWQRFQPAIGTSMGFDDMKAIEAAQFIESIISGEQIAPSAADAWCAAEVDEAVVASAADGQWHEVPRVEGRTTFDS from the coding sequence ATGACTGATAAGAGAATACTGGGCATCGGGGTGATCTCCCTGGGATGGATGGGACGACTCCACTCCCGCAGCTACCGTGCCATCGCCGAGCGCTTCCCCGAGCTGGGAGTGGCTCCGCGCCTGGTCGCAGCCGCCGATCCCGTGGACGAGGTACGACGGGAGGCGGTGGACAACCTGGGCTTCGAGCGCGCCTACGCCGACTACCACGAGCTGCTGGCCGACCCCGAGGTGGAGGCCGTCTCCATCTGCGCCCCCAACTTCCTGCACCACGAGATGGCCCTGGCCGCCGTCGAGGCCGGCAAGCCCTTCTGGATCGAGAAGCCCATGGGGGTCAGCGCCGAGCAGTCCCGCGAGATCGCCCAGGCCGCCGAGAAGGCGGGCCTGGTCACCGCCGTCGGCTTCAACTACCGCCACACCCCGGCGATCGAGTACCTGCGCTCCCTGGTGCGCGGGGGCGATCTCGGCCGTATCACCAACGTGCGCGTCTGGTTCATCGCCGACTACAACTCCTCCCCCCTGGGCCCCCTGACCTGGCGGGCCTCGAAGGAGAAGGCCGGAGCCGGCGTCGTACCCGACCTCATGAGCCACGGGGCGGACCTGGCCCAGTACATCGTGGGGCGCATCGCCTCGGTCACCGCCGTCACCAACACCTTCATCACCGAGCGCCCCATCCCCACCAAGATGGGTATCGGCCACTCCGGCTTCGAGATCGGTGACGAGGTGGGCCCGGTGGAGAACGAGGACTACGTCTCCATGCTGGTGCGCTTCGAGGACGGCACCGTGGGAACCATGGAGTCCTCCCGAGTCAGCGTGGGACCGCGCGCCGAGTACGTCGTCGAGGTCTACGGCACGAAGGGCTCGGCCCGCTGGAACTTCGAGCGTCTCAACGAGCTTCAGATCTGCCCCGTGCTCGACGGCGGTGCCTCACACGGCTACACCCGTGCCATGGCCGGGCCCCAGTGGGGTCAGTGGCAGCGCTTCCAGCCGGCCATCGGCACCTCCATGGGCTTCGACGACATGAAGGCCATCGAGGCCGCGCAGTTCATCGAGTCGATCATCAGCGGCGAGCAGATCGCGCCCTCGGCCGCCGACGCCTGGTGCGCCGCGGAGGTCGACGAGGCCGTCGTCGCCTCGGCCGCCGACGGCCAGTGGCACGAGGTGCCCCGCGTCGAGGGCCGGACCACCTTCGACTCCTGA
- a CDS encoding LacI family DNA-binding transcriptional regulator, with protein sequence MQGPRGRGGRVTIRTVAEHAGRSISTVSAALNGSDGVAEKTREEILRIAAELGYQADPRAQFLRRSHTGLIGASFAIGQAYQGLIVDGLYQAASALGHGLVLAASTPHRDVADGLRALLLERCEGIVLIDPDIPVDALVRIVDRTPAVLIGTGTELSDVDEIHSRDDVGIQLLVDHLADTGRRRITHVDGGRETAARRRVARFVHAMERRGLADGACVVPGGGDEESGARAVRHLIEAGEPPEALLCFNDHCAVGALMELRRQGVRVPQDVAVTGYDGIPVTAASAFSLTTVRQDAGLIAEVAVRALLARMHPDQDGRIPEEVTGENRRLGGRLYRVVPDLLVRDTTARAA encoded by the coding sequence ATGCAAGGACCTCGAGGACGCGGCGGCCGCGTCACGATCAGGACCGTGGCCGAGCACGCCGGCCGCTCCATCTCCACCGTTTCGGCGGCGCTCAACGGCTCCGACGGCGTCGCTGAGAAGACCCGCGAGGAGATCCTGCGGATCGCCGCCGAGCTCGGCTACCAGGCCGATCCGCGAGCCCAGTTCCTGCGTCGCAGCCACACCGGCCTCATCGGTGCCAGCTTCGCCATCGGGCAGGCCTACCAGGGACTCATCGTGGACGGGCTCTACCAGGCGGCCTCCGCCCTGGGGCACGGCCTGGTCCTGGCCGCCTCCACCCCGCACCGGGACGTGGCCGACGGACTGCGCGCCCTGCTGCTGGAGCGCTGTGAGGGCATCGTCCTCATCGACCCCGACATCCCGGTGGATGCCCTGGTCCGCATCGTTGACCGCACTCCGGCGGTCCTCATCGGTACCGGCACCGAGCTGAGCGACGTCGACGAGATCCACTCCCGCGACGACGTCGGTATCCAGCTGCTCGTCGACCACCTCGCCGACACCGGGCGGCGTCGCATCACCCATGTCGACGGCGGGCGAGAGACCGCTGCGAGGCGGCGGGTGGCGAGGTTCGTCCACGCCATGGAGCGGCGCGGCCTGGCGGACGGTGCGTGCGTCGTGCCCGGAGGAGGGGACGAGGAAAGCGGGGCCAGGGCGGTGCGCCACCTCATCGAGGCCGGCGAGCCGCCCGAGGCGCTGCTGTGCTTCAACGACCACTGCGCGGTCGGTGCCCTCATGGAGCTGCGCCGCCAGGGCGTGCGGGTGCCGCAGGACGTGGCCGTCACCGGCTACGACGGTATCCCGGTGACGGCGGCCTCGGCCTTCTCCCTGACCACGGTGCGCCAGGACGCCGGCCTCATTGCCGAGGTGGCGGTGCGGGCGCTGCTGGCCCGGATGCACCCGGACCAGGACGGCCGGATCCCGGAGGAGGTCACCGGTGAGAACCGGCGCCTGGGCGGCCGCCTCTACCGGGTGGTGCCCGACCTGCTCGTCCGCGACACGACGGCGCGTGCCGCGTGA
- a CDS encoding aldose-1-epimerase, translating to MINGELIDLVAGDYEARIASSGAMLVRLRRQGRDLVMPFDAEATLPAGWQGKTLLPWANRIAGARYDYGGTEFLVACNEPASGSALHGLAGWMDWQVVDDDPSGPDDGAERSQVVLELSLLASYGYPWSLEASARFQLDAERGLSVTVTATNVGAARPNPPVPGAPETDGELAPAPYGVSCHPYLTRSVPLDDCVLTIPAAEVLDVDEHMAPTSRRSVEGTDWDWRRGRLVGATRTDNAYTALPEGTWEVSLRGGQADRAVVMSSDAPWVQAYTADELSRAGVAIEPMTCPPNAFNSGEDLIALAVGQSHSFTYRLHEED from the coding sequence ATGATCAACGGAGAACTCATCGACCTGGTCGCCGGCGACTACGAGGCTCGCATCGCCTCCTCGGGCGCCATGCTCGTCCGCCTGCGCCGCCAGGGGCGCGACCTCGTCATGCCCTTCGACGCCGAGGCCACGCTGCCTGCGGGCTGGCAGGGCAAGACCCTGCTGCCGTGGGCCAACCGCATCGCCGGGGCGCGCTACGACTACGGCGGGACCGAGTTCCTCGTGGCCTGCAACGAACCGGCCAGCGGCTCGGCCCTCCATGGCCTGGCCGGCTGGATGGACTGGCAGGTCGTCGACGACGACCCCTCCGGCCCCGACGACGGCGCTGAACGCAGCCAGGTCGTCCTCGAGCTGAGCCTGCTCGCCTCCTACGGCTACCCGTGGAGCCTGGAGGCCAGTGCCCGTTTCCAGCTCGACGCCGAGCGCGGGCTGAGCGTCACGGTGACCGCCACCAACGTCGGCGCCGCCCGCCCCAACCCCCCGGTTCCCGGCGCTCCCGAGACCGACGGCGAGCTCGCCCCCGCCCCCTACGGCGTCTCCTGCCACCCCTACCTGACCCGCTCGGTGCCCCTGGACGACTGCGTCCTGACCATCCCGGCGGCCGAGGTCCTCGACGTCGACGAGCACATGGCTCCCACGAGTCGGCGCAGTGTGGAGGGAACCGACTGGGACTGGCGCCGGGGCCGGCTCGTCGGCGCCACCCGGACGGACAACGCCTACACCGCCCTGCCCGAGGGCACCTGGGAGGTGAGCCTTCGCGGAGGGCAGGCGGACCGTGCCGTCGTCATGAGCTCGGACGCCCCCTGGGTGCAGGCCTACACCGCCGACGAGCTCTCCCGGGCGGGTGTGGCCATCGAGCCCATGACCTGCCCGCCCAACGCCTTCAACAGCGGGGAGGACCTCATCGCCCTGGCAGTGGGGCAGTCCCACTCCTTCACCTACCGCCTGCACGAGGAGGACTGA
- the iolG gene encoding inositol 2-dehydrogenase, with translation MLSIAVIGAGRIGHVHAKTIAAHPQAELALVCDPFEDAAEKLAATYGARSCKEAEEVFADPEIDAVIVGSPTPLHIPHLLASAKAGKAVLCEKPIALDMKDVEAAQAELDAVEVPVMFGFNRRFDPSFAAARAAVEAGRIGDIEQLTIISRDPAAPPAEYIKVSGGIFRDMTIHDFDTARFFLGEIEEVYAAGQNLDPALKDTGDFDAAVVTLKAASGAVATIINNRHCSSGYDQRLEASGREGALFAENIRATTVRLSNGEVTDAQEPYLDFFLERYADAYRIELSAFIEAVEAGTTPPTGIGDAIAALRLAEAATESAHSGQPVRLS, from the coding sequence ATGCTCTCCATCGCCGTCATCGGCGCCGGCCGCATCGGCCACGTCCACGCCAAGACCATCGCCGCCCACCCCCAGGCCGAGCTCGCCTTAGTCTGCGACCCCTTCGAGGACGCCGCGGAGAAGCTGGCCGCCACCTACGGGGCCCGCTCCTGCAAGGAGGCCGAGGAGGTCTTCGCCGACCCCGAGATCGACGCCGTCATCGTCGGCTCGCCCACGCCGCTGCACATCCCCCACCTGCTGGCCTCCGCCAAGGCCGGCAAGGCGGTCCTGTGCGAGAAGCCGATCGCCCTGGACATGAAGGACGTCGAGGCCGCCCAGGCCGAGCTCGACGCCGTCGAGGTACCCGTCATGTTCGGCTTCAACCGCCGCTTCGACCCCAGCTTCGCCGCCGCCCGCGCCGCGGTCGAGGCCGGCAGGATCGGTGACATCGAGCAGCTGACCATCATCAGCCGCGACCCGGCCGCCCCGCCGGCGGAGTACATCAAGGTCTCCGGTGGCATCTTCCGCGACATGACCATCCACGACTTCGACACCGCCCGCTTCTTCCTGGGCGAGATCGAGGAGGTCTACGCCGCCGGGCAGAACCTCGACCCGGCCCTGAAGGACACCGGCGACTTCGACGCCGCCGTCGTCACCCTCAAGGCGGCCTCGGGCGCCGTGGCCACCATCATCAACAACCGCCACTGCTCCTCGGGCTACGACCAGCGCCTGGAGGCCTCGGGCCGCGAGGGCGCCCTGTTCGCCGAGAACATCCGCGCCACCACGGTGCGCCTGTCCAACGGCGAGGTCACCGACGCCCAGGAGCCCTACCTCGACTTCTTCCTGGAGCGCTACGCCGACGCCTACCGCATTGAGCTGAGCGCCTTCATCGAGGCCGTCGAGGCCGGCACCACGCCGCCCACCGGCATCGGCGACGCGATCGCCGCGCTGCGCCTGGCCGAGGCCGCCACGGAGTCGGCCCACTCCGGTCAGCCGGTGCGCCTGAGCTGA
- a CDS encoding transaldolase family protein, producing the protein MSIEYTPGPLLDAARNTPTALWNDSADPDELRQSISFGGVGATCNPTIAYTCINQRKDVWLPRIAELAEEMPEATESEIGWQVVREMSIEAAKLLEPIFEEHKGRNGRLSMQTDPRLARSAKALADQAEEFSNLAKNIIVKIPATSVGVKAIEDATYRGVSVNVTVSFSVPQAVATGEAIERGLKRREAEGKDVSTMGPVVTLMGGRLDDWLKIVAKRDKLFIDPGHLEWGGVAALKRAYQEFQARGLRARVLSAAFRNVLQWSELVGGDLVVSPPFAWQKLINDSGYKVVERIDEPVAPEIMETLLSIPEFVRAYEPDGMTPEEFDSFGATRRTLRGFLQADADLDALVRDVIMPQP; encoded by the coding sequence ATGAGTATCGAATACACTCCCGGCCCCCTTCTTGACGCTGCTCGCAACACGCCCACCGCGCTGTGGAACGACTCGGCCGACCCCGACGAGCTGCGCCAGTCGATCTCCTTCGGCGGCGTGGGCGCCACCTGCAACCCCACCATCGCCTACACCTGCATCAACCAGCGCAAGGACGTGTGGCTCCCCCGCATCGCCGAGCTGGCCGAGGAGATGCCCGAGGCCACCGAGTCCGAGATCGGCTGGCAGGTCGTGCGCGAGATGAGCATTGAGGCCGCCAAGCTGCTCGAGCCCATCTTCGAGGAGCACAAGGGGCGCAACGGCCGCCTGTCCATGCAGACCGACCCGCGCCTGGCCCGCAGCGCCAAGGCCCTGGCCGACCAGGCCGAGGAGTTCTCCAACCTCGCCAAGAACATCATCGTCAAGATCCCCGCCACCTCCGTGGGCGTCAAGGCCATCGAGGACGCCACCTACCGCGGCGTGTCGGTCAACGTGACGGTCTCCTTCTCGGTGCCCCAGGCCGTGGCCACCGGTGAGGCCATCGAGCGCGGCCTCAAGCGCCGCGAGGCCGAGGGCAAGGACGTCTCCACCATGGGCCCGGTCGTCACCCTCATGGGCGGCCGCCTGGACGACTGGCTCAAGATCGTGGCCAAGCGGGACAAGCTCTTCATCGACCCCGGCCACCTGGAGTGGGGCGGCGTGGCCGCCCTCAAGCGCGCCTACCAGGAGTTCCAGGCCCGCGGCCTGCGCGCCCGCGTGCTGTCCGCCGCCTTCCGCAACGTGCTGCAGTGGTCCGAGCTGGTCGGCGGCGACCTGGTCGTCTCCCCGCCCTTCGCCTGGCAGAAGCTCATCAACGACTCCGGCTACAAGGTCGTCGAGCGCATCGACGAGCCCGTGGCCCCCGAGATCATGGAGACCCTGCTGTCCATCCCCGAGTTCGTGCGCGCCTACGAGCCCGACGGCATGACGCCCGAGGAGTTCGACTCCTTCGGCGCCACCCGCCGCACCCTGCGCGGCTTCCTCCAGGCCGACGCCGACCTGGACGCCCTGGTGCGCGACGTCATCATGCCCCAGCCCTGA
- a CDS encoding GntR family transcriptional regulator yields MSDSASPFALDITIDRDSKTPLHTQISEPLASLILDGTLPAGTRLEDELSMAKRLEVSRPTARQALQHLVDRGLVKRRRGVGTIVSPMHVHRPMQLTSLLADLSAAGHTTSTTVLDYTEHEADADDAEHLEVEEGTAVVSCTRIRCADGEPIAVLSNLMPASMAPTREELEAGGLYDLLRAKDIVPTTAKQIIGARNATTREAELLHERRRTALLTATRITYDQAGRVIEYGQHIYRASRYTFETSLFSS; encoded by the coding sequence ATGTCCGATTCAGCATCCCCTTTCGCCCTCGACATCACGATCGACCGCGACTCCAAGACGCCGCTGCACACGCAAATTTCCGAGCCCCTGGCCTCACTCATCCTCGACGGCACGCTGCCCGCCGGCACCCGCCTCGAGGACGAGCTCTCCATGGCCAAGCGCCTGGAGGTCTCCCGCCCCACGGCGCGCCAGGCGCTCCAGCACCTGGTGGACCGCGGCCTGGTCAAGCGCCGTCGGGGCGTGGGCACGATCGTCTCCCCCATGCACGTCCACCGCCCGATGCAGCTGACCAGCCTCCTGGCGGACCTGTCCGCGGCCGGCCACACGACCTCCACCACCGTACTGGACTACACCGAGCACGAGGCCGACGCCGACGACGCCGAGCACCTCGAGGTCGAGGAGGGCACCGCCGTCGTGTCCTGCACCCGCATCCGCTGCGCCGACGGCGAGCCGATCGCGGTCCTGTCCAACCTCATGCCGGCCTCCATGGCCCCCACCCGCGAGGAGCTGGAGGCGGGAGGCCTCTACGACCTCCTGCGCGCCAAGGACATCGTTCCCACCACCGCCAAGCAGATCATCGGCGCCCGAAACGCCACCACCCGCGAGGCCGAGCTGCTCCACGAGCGCCGCCGCACCGCCCTGCTGACGGCCACCCGCATCACCTACGACCAGGCGGGCCGCGTCATCGAGTACGGCCAGCACATCTACCGCGCCTCGCGCTACACCTTCGAGACCTCCCTGTTCTCGAGCTAG
- the iolC gene encoding 5-dehydro-2-deoxygluconokinase, translating to METTEPAEVFAPERLPGSQTPLDVLTIGRCGIDIYPLQVGVGLEDVESFGKFLGGSPTNVAVAAARYGHRSAVVTGVGNDPFGRFVRTEMRRLGVDDRHVVTKAAYNTPVTFCEIFPPDNFPLYFYREPSAPDLELTWEDLPLDAIRDASIFWISVTGLSKEPSRSAHHAALGARDRRRFTIADLDYRPMFWKDKATAHREVSKILPKVTVAIGNREECEVAVGERDPERAADALLEAGVELAIVKQGLEGTLAKTRTERVEMPVTSVTTKNGLGAGDAFGGAICHGLLSGWSLEKTIFAASTAGAIVSSRLECSTAMPTEPELLELMRARRDEVAPGLTDL from the coding sequence ATTGAGACCACTGAGCCGGCGGAGGTGTTCGCACCCGAGAGGCTGCCCGGCAGTCAGACCCCGCTGGACGTCCTGACCATCGGACGCTGCGGCATCGACATCTACCCCCTCCAGGTCGGTGTCGGCCTGGAGGACGTGGAGAGCTTCGGCAAGTTCCTGGGCGGCAGCCCCACCAACGTGGCCGTGGCCGCCGCCCGCTACGGCCACCGCTCCGCCGTCGTCACCGGCGTGGGCAACGACCCCTTCGGGCGCTTCGTGCGCACCGAGATGCGCCGCCTGGGGGTCGACGACCGCCACGTCGTCACCAAGGCCGCCTACAACACGCCGGTCACCTTCTGCGAGATCTTCCCGCCGGACAACTTCCCCCTCTACTTCTATCGCGAGCCCTCGGCCCCCGACCTGGAGCTGACCTGGGAGGACCTGCCGCTCGACGCCATTCGCGACGCCTCCATCTTCTGGATCTCGGTGACCGGGCTGAGCAAGGAGCCCTCGCGCTCGGCCCACCACGCCGCCCTGGGGGCCCGTGACCGGAGGCGCTTCACCATCGCCGACCTCGACTACCGGCCCATGTTCTGGAAGGACAAGGCCACGGCCCACCGCGAGGTCTCCAAGATCCTGCCCAAGGTCACCGTCGCCATCGGCAACCGCGAGGAGTGCGAGGTGGCCGTCGGCGAGCGGGACCCCGAGCGCGCCGCCGACGCCCTCCTGGAGGCCGGTGTCGAGCTGGCCATCGTCAAGCAGGGCCTGGAGGGCACGCTGGCCAAGACCCGCACCGAGCGGGTGGAGATGCCCGTGACCTCAGTGACCACGAAGAACGGCCTGGGCGCCGGAGACGCCTTCGGCGGAGCCATCTGCCACGGCCTCCTCTCCGGCTGGTCGCTGGAGAAGACCATCTTCGCCGCCTCCACCGCCGGAGCCATCGTCTCCTCGCGCCTGGAGTGCTCCACCGCCATGCCCACCGAGCCCGAGCTGCTCGAGCTCATGCGCGCCCGCCGCGACGAGGTCGCCCCGGGCCTGACGGACCTGTGA
- a CDS encoding Cgl0159 family (beta/alpha)8-fold protein, with the protein MSSTPAPAAGSTTGSGAAPSAAVSGTRPLTDAVTEVRATDPGRIGRVLAQRPRADLAEAGRLMVIACDHPARGALGAGERPLAMADREDLLQRCVTALSRPGVNGFLGTAEIIEDLALLGALDGKLVWGSMNRIGLQGASFEMDDRFGAYDAEGIEASHLDGGKMLTRIDYADPATAATLQASAKAIDSLSGRGLNAMIEPFISRRQDGRIVNDLSEEAVIRSICIAQALGRSSAHTWLKLPCVSEPASMRRVMASTSLPSLILGGEVSADPEATRASWKAALELPNVRGLVVGRSLLYPRNDDVEGAVDAAVALL; encoded by the coding sequence ATGAGCTCGACACCCGCTCCTGCCGCTGGATCCACCACTGGATCTGGAGCTGCCCCCTCCGCCGCAGTCTCCGGGACCCGCCCGCTGACGGACGCCGTCACCGAGGTCCGGGCCACCGACCCCGGCCGCATCGGTCGGGTCCTGGCCCAGCGCCCCCGCGCCGACCTGGCCGAGGCCGGACGCCTCATGGTCATCGCCTGCGACCACCCCGCCCGCGGGGCCCTGGGCGCCGGCGAGCGGCCCCTGGCCATGGCCGACCGGGAGGACCTCCTCCAGCGCTGTGTGACGGCGCTGTCCCGTCCCGGCGTCAACGGCTTCCTCGGGACCGCCGAGATCATCGAGGACCTGGCGCTCCTGGGTGCACTGGACGGCAAGCTCGTCTGGGGCTCCATGAACCGCATCGGTCTCCAGGGTGCCTCCTTCGAGATGGACGACCGCTTCGGCGCCTATGACGCCGAGGGCATCGAGGCCTCCCACCTCGACGGCGGCAAGATGCTCACCCGCATCGACTACGCCGACCCCGCCACCGCGGCCACCCTCCAGGCCAGCGCCAAGGCCATCGACTCCCTGTCGGGGCGCGGGCTGAACGCCATGATCGAGCCCTTCATCTCCCGCCGGCAGGACGGGCGCATCGTCAACGACCTCAGTGAGGAGGCGGTTATCCGCTCCATCTGCATCGCCCAGGCGCTGGGGCGCAGCTCGGCGCACACCTGGCTCAAGCTGCCCTGTGTCAGCGAGCCCGCCTCGATGAGGCGCGTCATGGCCTCCACCTCCCTGCCCAGCCTCATCCTGGGAGGTGAGGTCTCCGCCGACCCCGAGGCCACCCGGGCCTCCTGGAAGGCGGCCCTCGAGCTGCCCAACGTCAGGGGGCTGGTCGTGGGCCGGTCCCTGCTCTACCCCCGCAACGACGACGTCGAGGGCGCCGTCGACGCCGCCGTCGCCCTGCTGTGA
- the iolB gene encoding 5-deoxy-glucuronate isomerase — protein sequence MGHTDHPVQPDTTGQSRYVIRAGELAHDSYELDLTPERAGWEWSSLRVVALAPGGSLTVPAGEHEYLVLPLSGGCSVQADGERFEVAGRDSVFTDITDYVYVPRRTEVTLTSAGGARIALPGAKATTDKPLRYCPRSEVGTGLRGAGPSSRQVNNYALGNDVETSHLLACEVLTPGGNWSSYPPHKHDEHTEVERVLEEIYYYEVRSGEGDAEGFALQRIYPSPGHDIDVCTEVRGGDVVVMPYGYHGPSVAAPGYDLYYLNVMAGPAEDSVWLMTDDPHHTWVRQTWEGQQVDPRLPMTPMNS from the coding sequence ATGGGTCACACCGACCACCCCGTCCAGCCCGACACGACGGGCCAGTCCCGCTACGTCATCCGCGCCGGCGAGCTCGCCCACGACAGCTACGAGCTGGACCTGACCCCCGAGCGGGCCGGCTGGGAGTGGTCCTCCTTGCGTGTGGTGGCGCTCGCCCCCGGAGGCAGCCTGACCGTGCCCGCAGGCGAGCACGAGTACCTCGTCCTGCCCCTGTCCGGGGGATGCAGCGTTCAGGCCGACGGCGAGCGCTTCGAGGTGGCCGGACGCGACTCGGTCTTCACCGACATCACCGACTACGTCTACGTTCCCCGCCGCACCGAGGTGACCCTCACCAGCGCCGGCGGCGCCCGCATCGCCCTGCCCGGCGCCAAGGCCACCACCGACAAGCCGCTGCGCTACTGCCCGCGCTCCGAGGTCGGCACCGGGCTGCGCGGTGCCGGCCCCTCCTCGCGGCAGGTCAACAACTACGCGCTGGGCAACGACGTCGAGACCTCCCACCTGCTGGCCTGCGAGGTCCTCACCCCCGGCGGCAACTGGTCCTCCTACCCGCCTCACAAGCACGACGAGCACACCGAGGTCGAGCGCGTCCTGGAGGAGATCTACTACTACGAGGTCCGCTCCGGCGAGGGCGACGCGGAGGGCTTCGCGCTCCAGCGCATCTACCCCTCACCCGGCCACGACATCGACGTGTGCACCGAGGTCCGCGGCGGCGACGTCGTCGTCATGCCCTACGGCTACCACGGCCCCTCCGTGGCCGCCCCCGGCTACGACCTCTACTACCTCAACGTCATGGCCGGCCCCGCCGAGGACTCCGTGTGGCTCATGACCGACGACCCCCACCACACCTGGGTGCGCCAGACCTGGGAGGGTCAGCAGGTCGACCCGCGCCTGCCCATGACCCCCATGAACAGCTAG